The DNA segment ATCATTAAACTGTTTCCAGAAATCACCATTAAAAGTAAATCCGTTCGCCAGCGCATGGTGAAAATTTTGCAAGGTAACATCCGTAACGTCCTACAAAAAGTGGATGAAACCGTCACCGTGCGTAACGACTGGGACAAGCTCATGGTGTCCAGTAAAAATGATGCGCCTGAAAATCGCGACAAGCTGGTGGAACGCCTAAGCTGCATCCCTGGTATTCAGGCTTTTCTGGAAGTTACGCAGCTGCCGTTTACCGATCTGCACAGCATTTACGAGCACACCGCGGCAGTTTATGGTTCCACTATTGCCGATAAAACCTTCTGTGTACGGGTAAAACGCAAAGGGAAACATGAATTTTCTTCCATCGAAATCGAACGTTATGTTGGCGGTGGTCTGAATCAGAACTTTCCGTCGAAAGGGGTGCGACTCGCGAATCCGGATCTGCAAATCAATCTGCAGATTGAAAACGATCAGCTCTATTTGGTGACTGCAATTCATAAAGGTCTGGGCGGCTATCCACTCTCCACACAAGAAGATGTATTAAGCCTGATGTCGGGTGGTTTCGACTCTGGCGTTGCTTCTTACCTGTTCATCAAACGCGGCAGTCGTGTGCATTATTGCTTCTTTAATCTGGGCGGTGCAGCACATGAAATTGGCGTAAAACAGGTCGCTTATTATCTGTGGAGTAAATACAGCCAATCGCACCGAGTGAAATTTGTCGCCGTACCTTTTGAGCCCGTGGTTGGTGAAATCTTAGAAAAAATCGATAACGGCCTGATGGGCGTTGTGTTGAAACGTATGATGATGCGTGCCGCTTCCCGTGTGGCGGAGCGCATGGGCGTGGAAGCGTTGGTGACCGGCGAGAGTGTCGGTCAGGTTTCCAGCCAGACAGTCACTAACTTGTCGGTCATTGATCGCGTGACAGAAACGCTGATCCTGCGCCCGCTGATTGTCAGCGATAAGCAAGACATCATCGATCAGGCACGAGTGATTGGTACACAGGAATTTGCGGAAACCATGCCGGAATATTGCGGCGTCATTTCCAATAAACCAACCGTAAAAGCGCGTTATGACGACGTGCTGGCCAACGAAGAAAAATTCAATTTTGAGATCTTAGATAATGTGATCGCGAATGCCAAAGTGATGGATATTCGTGACATTGCCAATGAAACGGCCGCACAAGTGCAGGAAGTGGAAACGACCTCTTCCTTGACGGAAAACGAAGTAATTCTGGATATCCGCTCACCGGATGAACATGAAGAAAAACCGTTTACGCCGGAAGGTATGACCGTTCTGCATTTACCGTTTTATAAGCTGGCTACACAGTTTGGTGATTTGGACCAGAGCAAAACCTACTTGCTGTATTGTGAGCGTGGCGTGATGAGCAAATTGCAGGCGTTGTATCTGAAAGAGCAGGGCTTTAATAATATTAAGGTTTACCGTCTGAATTAATCCATCGCAAAAAATCGGCTGTGGCGTTGTGTTTTAATCAACGATTCAGCCGAACCCAGTACCAGTCGAATGGTACAAAAGTAAAGTTGGCGTCTAATTCTATGCAGTGGGGGGCACTCATGGAATGTGACCGACACATTGAGGTTGAAATGACATTCGGGTTTATTCCCCGTGTTGTAGTTAACAAACACTGTAGAAGGTACACATAATGAGTTTTTCCTCTAACCGCATTTATCGGATGCAGAACCCAATTCAAAACTATGCCTGGGGCAGTAAAGAGGCTTTCCAGCAGATGTATGGGGTTGCTAACCCGGAACACCAGCCTCAGGCGGAGATCTGGATGGGAGCTCATCCCAACGGCTGTTCTACTTTAATCAACGAGCATGGTGAAACCCTGCGTTTAGATGCCTTCATTCAACAAGATGCCGCCGCTGTTCTGGGCGATGCGCAGGCGAATTTTGGTGAACTGCCGTATCTGTTTAAAGTGCTGGCTGCTGCGGAACCGTTATCGATCCAGGTGCATCCGGATAAAGCCAGTTCTGAAGCTGGTTTTGCGGCAGAAAACGCAGCAGGCGTGCCACTCACTGACGCGCAGCGTAACTTTAAAGATCCCAACCATAAGCCCGAATTGGTCTATGCGCTGACGCCATATCGGGCAATGAACGGTTTCCGTGAGTTTGCGGAAATCGTTTCACTGCTGCAGGGGCTATCGCTACCGGCACTGCAAGCAGAAATCGATGCCTTTTGTCAGCAGCCAACGGATGCGACGCTAAAAGCGTTGTTTGCCGCGTCATTGCGTTTACAAGGCGATGCGCGTCGTGAAACGGTGACTCGCTTGCTGGCGACGGCACAGCATCGTCAGGATGAAGAAGCGTTCGCGGAAGTGCTGCGTTTAGCTGCGTTTTATCCGGAAGACATGGGCTTGTTCGCGCCATTGCTGTTGAATGTCATTACCTTGCAGCCAGGCGAGGCGATGTTCCTGTATGCCAAAACCCCACATGCTTATCTGCAAGGTGTTGGGTTGGAAGCGATGGCCAGCTCCGATAACGTCTTGCGTGCCGGTTTAACACCAAAACATATGGATATTGATGCTTTGCTGGCCAATGTGGATTTTGTCGCCAAGCCGGCAGCGGAATTATTGATGCGGCCGATGGTGTTGGGGCCAATCAGCGATTATCCGATCCCGGTGGCGGATTTCTCGTTTACCTTGGTCAATCTGAGTGCAGAAGCCATCGCCAGCGAAACCAGCACGGCGCTGATCCTGTTCTGCCTGAATGGTACGGCGACGATCCATGCCGGTGCGGATACGCTGATCTTATCAGCCGGAGAGTCCGGTTTTGTGCCTGCCGCAGCGGTGAGTTTTGCTGTGAGTGGGGAAGGTCAACTGGTTCAGATTGGTTCGCGTTAATTTTCTATCGTTTAAAACTTTGTACTAAGAAAAAGGACGCTTCTGCGTCCTTTTTCTTTCCGCCTTATTTCGACGGCAGACAAATCCCAATACCCGCCAGACCACAATATCCGTCGGGGTTTTTCGCCAGATATTGCTGATGGTGCTGTTCGGCGAAATAAAAATCGTGTGCTACAGCGATTTCGGTCGTAATGGTGCGGGAATCATTATACGCCCACATAGCCGACTGATAATGATCGCGACTTTGGATCGCCTCTTGCTGTTGAGATTCGTTGCAGGTCAAGATCATCGAGCGGTATTGCGTACCGATATCGTTACCCTGACGAGCGCCTTGCGCGGGGTCATGATGCTCCCAGAATAATTTTAGTAATTTGGCATAACTAATGACTTTCGGATCAAAAACCACGCGAACACTTTCCGCATGGCCGGTATAACCGGAACAGACTTCTTCATACGTCGGGTTAGGTGTATAGCCGGCCTGATAACCGACGGCTGTCACATACACCCCCGGTTGTTCCCAAAACAATCGCTCTACGCCCCAGAAACAGCCCATGGCGAAATGAGCAATCTCCAATCCAGCCGGATAAGGTGGCAGCATGCTGACCTGTTTTACATAATGTAATGGTTCCAGTTTCATGGGAATTTCACGGCCCGGTAATGCTTCAACCGGTGCGACCATTCGGGTTCGTGTATGCATAACCTGACCTCTGCACTAATTCATTAGAGAAATAACAAAATCTGATTGCTATTAAAGTATACGCTGCATAGAATACGACCCTTCAAAAATCAGTCACTTTTTTTAAGTTCCTTGCCTTCGACGGTTTGACTGGTCCATCACGAAGGCTACTAACCCGTAAGGAGCAACTCATGCGTCACTACGAAATCGTATTCATGGTTCATCCGGACCAGAGCGAACAAGTTCCAGGCATGATCGAGCGTTATACCGGCGCTATCAAAGCTGCTGGTGGTACTATCCATCGTCTGGAAGATTGGGGCCGTCGTCAACTGGCTTACCCAATCGACAAACTGCACAAAGCTCATTATGTTCTGATGAACGTAGAATCTGAGCAGAGCGCTATCGACGAACTGGAAAACAACTTCCGTTTCAACGATGCGGTTATCCGCAACATGATCATGCGCACTAAACACGCTGTGACTGAAGTATCTCCGATGCTGAAAGCACGTGAAGAGCGTCCACGTCGTGACGACGCGCGTGCCGAAGAAGCTGAAGAAGCTGCTGAATAATTCCAGTCATCATAGAGGATAATCGACATGTCACGTTTTTTCCGTCGTCGTAAGTTCTGCCGTTTCACTGCTGAACGTGTAATCGAAATCGATTACAAAGACACCGTTACTCTGAAAAACTACGTTACTGAATCTGGCAAGATCGTACCAAGCCGTATCACTGGTACTCGTGCTAAATATCAGCGTCAACTGGCACGTGCTATCAAACGTGCTCGTTACCTGGCTCTGCTGCCGTATACCGATCTGCACAACAAGTAATCGGCACTTGGCCTAACTCAACCTAAACCGAGGAAAGGTAATGGAAGTTATTCTGTTAGACAAAATCGCTCATTTGGGCGGTCTGGGTGAAAAAGTTACAGTTAAAAGCGGTTTCGCTCGTAACTACTTGTTCCCACAAGGTAAAGCTGTAATGGCTACCAAAGACAACCTGGCTGCTTTCGAAGCTCGCCGCGCTGAACTGGAAGCCAAACTGGCTGACGTTAAAGCTGCTGCTGAAGCTCGTGCTGCTGCGCTGTCTGCACTGACCAACGTAACTATCGCTACCAAAGCTGGTGACGAAGGTAAACTGTTCGGTTCAGTTGGCACCCGTGATATCGCTGATGCGATCACTGCTGCTGGTGTTGCTGTTGCTAAGAGCGAAGTTCGCATGCCGGATGGCGTTCTGCGCAGCGTTGGTGAATACGACATCGTTATTCACCTGCACACTGATGTAAACACCACTGTTAAAGTGGCTGTTGTTGCTGAATAATTCTATTCAGTAATAAACATCGTTGAATAGGCCAATCCTTTGGGATTGGTCTTTTCATTTCTGGTAAAAAAAGATGACTAACCATTATCCCATCAATGAAATTTTCCAGAGTATCCAAGGGGAAGGCTTTTTCTCCGGGGTACCGGCTATTTTTGTTCGCCTGCAGGGCTGTAAAGTCGGCTGCTCGTGGTGTGATACAAAACATTCATGGGAACTGGATGCCGATCATCTTATTCCTATCCGGCAATTTACAGTAAAAAAATCTAAAGCTGGCTGGAGTTGGTTTCGCCCGGAAGAGATCTTGTCGTGTTTTTCCGAACAAGGTTATACCGCAAAACATGTGGTAATCACTGGTGGGGAACCTTGCGAATACGATCTGATAGCGTTGTCGCAAACATTATTGGCACATGGTTATCGGGTACAGATAGAAACCAGCGGAACCCAACCAATCCGCGCGGATGACGCTTGTTGGGTCACGGTATCACCCAAAATTAAGATGGCGGGTGGTTATGAGGTATTGGCTGAAACCTTGCTGCGGGCCAATGAAATCAAGCATCCCGTCGCAACCGCGAAACACATTACCCAGCTTGATGCTTTATTAGCAGATATCAATATTTCCCAAAAAGTGATCTGCTTACAACCTATTAGCCAGAAACCGCGTGCAACGGCATTGGCGATGGAAGTTTGTATTCAACGTAATTGGCGTTTATCTATTCAACTGCATAAATATCTCGATATCGAATAATCTCGGCTTTTTTGTCACAAAACATAAAGATAGCGCGACAGGTGTGTTGTAATAACCGTCTACTATTGCTAACCCATTTATTGCTAATTTATCGGAGGGGGGCATGCAGACTGTTAGTTTTTTATTCTTTAATATCATCCTACCCATTTTTATCCCTATTGGTGCAGGTTACCTGTTACAGCGAAAGTTTCCGCTGAATGTCGCCACCTTAACCAAAATTCAATTTTACATTTTTATTCCGGCACTATTGTTTACCACGATTTATAAGACGGAATTGAATAGCGCATTACTTCAGGATCTGATTCTGGCGAATCTGGTGTTGTTTGCATTGCTCTGGGTCGTTTGCCTGGGTTGTGCTCGCATATTAAAACTGGATGCCAGTAAACGTAGTGCATTTATCAATTCAGTCTGTTTTTACAACAGTGGTAATTACTGTATTCCGCTGGTGCAGTTGATGTATCACACGGCCTTTGCATTTTCGGTGCAAATTGTCGTGATGCTGATCCAGCAATTGTTAACGAATACCATTGGTGTGATGAATGCCAACAGCAGTAATCGCTCGTGGAAGGCTGCGGTGTTGGATAACTTTCGTATGCCCATGACCTATGCGGTATTACTGGCGTTGCTTTGTCGCTGGCTGAGCATTGATGTGCCCAAACCGCTTTGGACATCGATGGATCTGATGGCACAAGGGTTAGTACCAACGGCATTAGTGACCTTAGGCGCACAGCTGGCCAGTACGCGGTTGTATGTACGTAATTTCCGGGTGTTAGTATCGAATGGCATGCGATTATTGGCTGGCCCACTGCTGGCGGCCCTTGTATGTTGGATTTGGGGCATCCATGGCGTGGTGGCTCAGGTGATGGTGATTTGTGCCGCAGCGCCATCTGCAGTGAATACGGTATTGCTGGCGATAGAATATAAATCAGACCCTGAGTTTGCCTCACAGACGGTCTTTTTATCGACGCTATTAAGCGCGTTAACCATGCCAGTTGTGATAGCGCTAGTGCAATTTTTGTGATGATTGTTTTTTAAACAATCATAGCTTCTGCTATAGTTAACTTATATAGATGTTGTTTAGGGGATAGAATATGAATGTTTCTGCAAGCAGTGCTGATTATGGACAAATAGCATTAACTGCCAGTTTGGCCAAAAAACAGCAGGAAGCACAGGGACAGGCAGCTCTTCAGCTGATCCAAAGCGCAGCGGTTACTGTTCCGCAACCCACCCCAGCAGCTTCTTCTGGTTCTTCCGATGAACGTGTGGGTTCCAACATCAATATCACGGTTTGATATGATTGTTCGGATTTAAACGGGGCTTAATGCCCCGTTTGTCGTTATTCGCGGCCGTAAATCTGGTTTTCTTGTTCACTGACGCGAATGAAGGTGGTGCGTTTGGTGAGCTCTTTCAGCTTTGCTGCGCCAACATAGGTACAGGTTGAGCGCACACCGCCCAGAATGTCTTGGATCGTGGAAGAGACGGAACCGCGGAAGGCGAGTTCGACAGTTTTCCCTTCAGAGGCGCGGTAATGCGCTACACCTCCGGCATGTTGCTCCATCGCAGTGGATGAACTCATGCCATAAAAGCGCATAAAGGTTTTGCCATCGCGTTCAAATTTTTCGCCACCGGATTCTTCATGGGCTGCCAGCATGCCGCCGAGCATGACGAAATCAGCACCGCCGCCAAAGGCTTTGGCAACGTCACCCGGGCAAGTACAGCCGCCATCTGCGACGATTTGCCCCCCTAAGCCATGGGCGGCATCAGCGCACTCAATAATGGCCGAGAGCTGCGGATAGCCGACACCGGTTTTTACGCGGGTTGTGCAGACTGAACCGGGGCCAATGCCAACCTTCACAATATCGGCACCAGAGAGAACTAGTTCTTCCACCATTTCACCGGTTACCACGTTACCGGCACAAATAACGTGTTGCGGAAATGCGTCGCGTACTTTTTTGACGAAATCAGTGAAATGTTCCGAGTAACCATTGGCCACATCCACACAGATAAAGCGCAATGCCGGCGATAAGGCCAAGATACGCTGCAACTTCAGGAAATCTTCTTTCGATGTACCGGTAGATACCATGCAATATTGCAACATGGCATCGTTACTTTGCTGTATAAAGGCTCGCCATTGCTGTTCACTATAATGCTTATGGATCGCGGTCATGACGTCGAAACTGGCCAGTGCTTTAGCCATGGTAAACGTACCAACAGTATCCATATTGGCCGCAATGATCGGGACACCATGCCAAGTGGTTTGGGTATGACGAAAGCGAAATTCACGATGTAATTCGACTTGTGAGCGACTGCTTAGTGTGGAGCGTTTAGGGCGGAACAAAACATCTTTAAAACCGAGCTTCAGATCTTCTTCGATACGCATGGGTCATTGCCTCAATGTATTACTGAAAATCAGGCACAAAAAAACCGGTAGGTTTCTAAGGCCTCCGGTTTTGGACATCATACGCTGCTTTTAGCGAGATACAATGGTTGTTAGTGCATTTGTATCAGTAATGTTAACGCAGCGACAGAAACTAAAAATGCAAAACCATACAACAGATAATGCAGGAATTTAGTTGGGTGAATACCTAAATCATGCAAGCCATGATAGACACGGTGCATGGCATGATAGATAGGTAATGCGATGACGGCTAACAGGATGGGAGCTCCCCACCACGAGGTCGCCAGTGCATGCATTTTTTCATAACTTAAGGTGTCGGCATTCAGAATGCCAAGTGGTACCAGCAACCCGGTGATCAGAATCAAGACCGGTAACAGCACAGCGGCAACCACACCACCAGCACCAAACAATAGCCAATATACTGGTTCATCAGAACGTTTCATGGTGAATGCTCCTTATCAGGCCAAGATCGCAATCAATAACACGATCACGCTGACAACAGCCAGACCGATGTATTGCGCCATAATGATAGGTTTTTCCGGCAACAGCTCTTCGCCCTTAAAAATACGAACAGCTTTCGGTGCCAGAGAGAACCAGGTTTTGGCATGAAACAAACATGCAGCCAAGGCCAGCAGATGAAACAAAATCGCCAATGGGCTGTGTAATGCTGTCAACCAGCCAGCAAATGCTGCAGCACCTTGGCTTAAGCGCAACAAACCACACAGCAGGATAACGGCGTAGGCACCGACAAAAATACAGGTACCTTCACGCAGCATATAACCGGTATAGAAACTGTTACGCAGCCACCAGCTCTTTTTAACCTGACGGACATACGGTTTACGTTTGCTTTGAGAGATATCCATGATCAGTCCTCCGGTTTGAACATCGCGATGACATAATCTTTCGCACTTTCAGCTTTATACAGCTGA comes from the uncultured Tolumonas sp. genome and includes:
- a CDS encoding AEC family transporter, translated to MQTVSFLFFNIILPIFIPIGAGYLLQRKFPLNVATLTKIQFYIFIPALLFTTIYKTELNSALLQDLILANLVLFALLWVVCLGCARILKLDASKRSAFINSVCFYNSGNYCIPLVQLMYHTAFAFSVQIVVMLIQQLLTNTIGVMNANSSNRSWKAAVLDNFRMPMTYAVLLALLCRWLSIDVPKPLWTSMDLMAQGLVPTALVTLGAQLASTRLYVRNFRVLVSNGMRLLAGPLLAALVCWIWGIHGVVAQVMVICAAAPSAVNTVLLAIEYKSDPEFASQTVFLSTLLSALTMPVVIALVQFL
- the queE gene encoding 7-carboxy-7-deazaguanine synthase QueE, which gives rise to MTNHYPINEIFQSIQGEGFFSGVPAIFVRLQGCKVGCSWCDTKHSWELDADHLIPIRQFTVKKSKAGWSWFRPEEILSCFSEQGYTAKHVVITGGEPCEYDLIALSQTLLAHGYRVQIETSGTQPIRADDACWVTVSPKIKMAGGYEVLAETLLRANEIKHPVATAKHITQLDALLADINISQKVICLQPISQKPRATALAMEVCIQRNWRLSIQLHKYLDIE
- the manA gene encoding mannose-6-phosphate isomerase, class I, with protein sequence MSFSSNRIYRMQNPIQNYAWGSKEAFQQMYGVANPEHQPQAEIWMGAHPNGCSTLINEHGETLRLDAFIQQDAAAVLGDAQANFGELPYLFKVLAAAEPLSIQVHPDKASSEAGFAAENAAGVPLTDAQRNFKDPNHKPELVYALTPYRAMNGFREFAEIVSLLQGLSLPALQAEIDAFCQQPTDATLKALFAASLRLQGDARRETVTRLLATAQHRQDEEAFAEVLRLAAFYPEDMGLFAPLLLNVITLQPGEAMFLYAKTPHAYLQGVGLEAMASSDNVLRAGLTPKHMDIDALLANVDFVAKPAAELLMRPMVLGPISDYPIPVADFSFTLVNLSAEAIASETSTALILFCLNGTATIHAGADTLILSAGESGFVPAAAVSFAVSGEGQLVQIGSR
- a CDS encoding fumarate reductase subunit C, which translates into the protein MDISQSKRKPYVRQVKKSWWLRNSFYTGYMLREGTCIFVGAYAVILLCGLLRLSQGAAAFAGWLTALHSPLAILFHLLALAACLFHAKTWFSLAPKAVRIFKGEELLPEKPIIMAQYIGLAVVSVIVLLIAILA
- the rplI gene encoding 50S ribosomal protein L9, whose protein sequence is MEVILLDKIAHLGGLGEKVTVKSGFARNYLFPQGKAVMATKDNLAAFEARRAELEAKLADVKAAAEARAAALSALTNVTIATKAGDEGKLFGSVGTRDIADAITAAGVAVAKSEVRMPDGVLRSVGEYDIVIHLHTDVNTTVKVAVVAE
- a CDS encoding GMP reductase encodes the protein MRIEEDLKLGFKDVLFRPKRSTLSSRSQVELHREFRFRHTQTTWHGVPIIAANMDTVGTFTMAKALASFDVMTAIHKHYSEQQWRAFIQQSNDAMLQYCMVSTGTSKEDFLKLQRILALSPALRFICVDVANGYSEHFTDFVKKVRDAFPQHVICAGNVVTGEMVEELVLSGADIVKVGIGPGSVCTTRVKTGVGYPQLSAIIECADAAHGLGGQIVADGGCTCPGDVAKAFGGGADFVMLGGMLAAHEESGGEKFERDGKTFMRFYGMSSSTAMEQHAGGVAHYRASEGKTVELAFRGSVSSTIQDILGGVRSTCTYVGAAKLKELTKRTTFIRVSEQENQIYGRE
- the msrA gene encoding peptide-methionine (S)-S-oxide reductase MsrA is translated as MHTRTRMVAPVEALPGREIPMKLEPLHYVKQVSMLPPYPAGLEIAHFAMGCFWGVERLFWEQPGVYVTAVGYQAGYTPNPTYEEVCSGYTGHAESVRVVFDPKVISYAKLLKLFWEHHDPAQGARQGNDIGTQYRSMILTCNESQQQEAIQSRDHYQSAMWAYNDSRTITTEIAVAHDFYFAEQHHQQYLAKNPDGYCGLAGIGICLPSK
- the rpsF gene encoding 30S ribosomal protein S6, giving the protein MRHYEIVFMVHPDQSEQVPGMIERYTGAIKAAGGTIHRLEDWGRRQLAYPIDKLHKAHYVLMNVESEQSAIDELENNFRFNDAVIRNMIMRTKHAVTEVSPMLKAREERPRRDDARAEEAEEAAE
- the thiI gene encoding tRNA uracil 4-sulfurtransferase ThiI, whose protein sequence is MKFIIKLFPEITIKSKSVRQRMVKILQGNIRNVLQKVDETVTVRNDWDKLMVSSKNDAPENRDKLVERLSCIPGIQAFLEVTQLPFTDLHSIYEHTAAVYGSTIADKTFCVRVKRKGKHEFSSIEIERYVGGGLNQNFPSKGVRLANPDLQINLQIENDQLYLVTAIHKGLGGYPLSTQEDVLSLMSGGFDSGVASYLFIKRGSRVHYCFFNLGGAAHEIGVKQVAYYLWSKYSQSHRVKFVAVPFEPVVGEILEKIDNGLMGVVLKRMMMRAASRVAERMGVEALVTGESVGQVSSQTVTNLSVIDRVTETLILRPLIVSDKQDIIDQARVIGTQEFAETMPEYCGVISNKPTVKARYDDVLANEEKFNFEILDNVIANAKVMDIRDIANETAAQVQEVETTSSLTENEVILDIRSPDEHEEKPFTPEGMTVLHLPFYKLATQFGDLDQSKTYLLYCERGVMSKLQALYLKEQGFNNIKVYRLN
- the frdD gene encoding fumarate reductase subunit FrdD; amino-acid sequence: MKRSDEPVYWLLFGAGGVVAAVLLPVLILITGLLVPLGILNADTLSYEKMHALATSWWGAPILLAVIALPIYHAMHRVYHGLHDLGIHPTKFLHYLLYGFAFLVSVAALTLLIQMH
- the rpsR gene encoding 30S ribosomal protein S18, translating into MSRFFRRRKFCRFTAERVIEIDYKDTVTLKNYVTESGKIVPSRITGTRAKYQRQLARAIKRARYLALLPYTDLHNK